GTCAAGCCCGGTACGACGGTATTACAGCGCCGCCAGCGCTTCCTCCAGTTTTTTCACCGGGATCACTTCCATGCCCTCGGGCGCCTGCTTGGGGCGGTTGGCCCAGGGCACAATGGCCCGGGTAAAGCCGTGCTTGGCCGCCTCCATCAGCCGCTCCTGGCCCGAGGGCACCGGCCGGATTTCCCCCGACAGGCCCACCTCTCCGAATACCACCAGCTCCTTGGGCAGGGCCTTGTCGCGAAAGCTCGACACCAGCGCCAGCAGCAGCGCCAGATCGGCGCTGGTATCTTCCACCCGCACGCCGCCCACCACGTTGACGAACACATCCTGATCCGCCATCTGCATACCGCCGTGGCGGTGCAGCACCGCCAGCAGCAGCGCCAGCCGGTTGTGCTCCAGGCCCACGGTCACCCGCCGCGGGTTGGCCAGCTGGGAGTAGTCCACCAGCGCCTGCAGCTCCACCAGCAACGGCCGGGTGCCTTCCCAGATCACCATGACCACGGAGCCGGTGACCTGCTCCTCACCCCGGCTGAGGAAAATGGCAGAAGGGTTGCTCACCTCCTTCATGCCGGTTTCGGTCATGGCGAACACCCCCAGCTCGTTCACCGCGCCAAAGCGGTTCTTGTGGCTGCGCAGGGTACGAAAACGGCTGTCGGCGGCGCCGTCGAGCAGCACCGAGCAGTCGATGCAATGCTCCAGCACCTTGGGCCCGGCCAGGGTGCCGTCCTTGGTGACATGGCCCACCATCAGGATCACCACTCCCTGCAGCTTGGCAAAGCGGGTCAGCTGGGCCGCCGCTTCCCGCACCTGGCTCACCGAGCCCGGCGCCGACTGCACGTCGGCCACGTGCATCACCTGAATGGAGTCGATCACCATCACCGCCGGCTGCTCTTCCCGGGCCACGTGGCAGATTTGTTCGACACTGGTTTCCGACAGCATGCGCAGTTGATCCCGGGGCAGCCCCAGACGCTGGGCGCGCATGGCCACCTGCTGCAGCGACTCTTCACCGGTCACATACAGGGTTTTCATGCGCCCGGCCAGGCCGCACATCACCTGCAGCAGCAGGGTACTCTTGCCCGCCCCCGGGTTGCCGCCGATGAGAATGGCCGAGCCCGGTACCAGGCCACCGCCCAGCACCCGGTCCAGCTCGCGAAAACCGCTGTCGATGCGCGGAATTTCGGTCATGGCGATTTCGTTCAGGGTCTGCACCCTGTTTTCCTGCAGGCCGGCGTAGCCGGAGAAGCGGGCGTTGCGGCTGGACGAGGTGGCCGGTGCCAGCCGGATTTCACTGATGGTGTTCCACTCCTTGCATTCGGAGCACTGCCCCTGCCAGCGGGGAAATTCGGCACCGCATTCACCACATACGAAGGCGGTCTTGGACTTGGCCATGCTGTCTCACTCATTGATTCACAAGCTGTTATACTGGCGCAAGTTTTTCGCTCACTCAAGCTTGCACCGGAATGGACTTCAGCCCCTACAAAGCCCTGCTCAACCGGATGATTCCCCTGAGCTACCAGCAGGACACGGAAACCCTGCTGACCAGTCTGCTGCCCGATGCCGACAGCCAGACCCGCTATCAGCTGCTGGCCGAGCTCAACCGGCTCAAGGCGCCCTGCCTGAGGGTGCTGGACCTGCGCAAGCTGTTTCCCGGGCAGTGCCGGCCCATGCCCCACCGGGGGTTGAACCACATGCTGCCGCCCCGGCTGGAGCAGCGCTTCATGCAGCTGCTGGGCCAGTACAACGGCGAATATACCCGTGGCCTGTATGAAACCCTGCTTGCCGAGCTGGCCGCCATGCGCAAGCAACCGGCC
The Oceanimonas pelagia genome window above contains:
- the radA gene encoding DNA repair protein RadA, yielding MAKSKTAFVCGECGAEFPRWQGQCSECKEWNTISEIRLAPATSSSRNARFSGYAGLQENRVQTLNEIAMTEIPRIDSGFRELDRVLGGGLVPGSAILIGGNPGAGKSTLLLQVMCGLAGRMKTLYVTGEESLQQVAMRAQRLGLPRDQLRMLSETSVEQICHVAREEQPAVMVIDSIQVMHVADVQSAPGSVSQVREAAAQLTRFAKLQGVVILMVGHVTKDGTLAGPKVLEHCIDCSVLLDGAADSRFRTLRSHKNRFGAVNELGVFAMTETGMKEVSNPSAIFLSRGEEQVTGSVVMVIWEGTRPLLVELQALVDYSQLANPRRVTVGLEHNRLALLLAVLHRHGGMQMADQDVFVNVVGGVRVEDTSADLALLLALVSSFRDKALPKELVVFGEVGLSGEIRPVPSGQERLMEAAKHGFTRAIVPWANRPKQAPEGMEVIPVKKLEEALAAL